The genomic stretch AAACATATTACTTTCATTTAATTTATTAGTTTCATTCAATTGACCTTTCATTCGAGTTCCTCCAATTCAAGATTAATTATACTTCCTCTGTTTCCATTGATTCTGGATCACTAAATAAAGCATTAGCGAAATCTTTTGCATTAAACTTCTGTAGATCATCAATGCCTTCACCTACGCCAATATATTTGACAGGGATGCCTAGCTCTGATTGTATGGCGATCGTTATGCCACCTTTAGCTGTTCCGTCGAGTTTAGTAAGGACAATGCCTGTAATTTCTGTGACTTCTTTAAACAACTTTGCTTGTTGGAGTGCATTTTGACCAGTAGTACTATCAAGTACAAGAAGTACTTCTTTATGTGCTTCTGCATAATCTCTATTAATAATCTTAAAGATTTTTTTAAGTTCATCCATTAGGTTTTTCTTGTTGTGAAGTCGACCTGCTGTATCGCAAATAAGTAGATCTACGTTTCTAGCTTTTGCTGCTTGAACTGCATCATAAACGACTGCACCTGGATCAGAATTTTCTTGTTGTGATATGATTTCTACATTTGCACGATTAGCCCATTCAGCTAATTGATCTATTGCAGCAGCTCTAAAGGTATCGGCTGCAGCAACTATAACTTTTTTCTTGTCTTGTTTGTATTGGTGAGCAAGCTTTCCAATGGTTGTTGTTTTGCCTACACCATTCACCCCAATGACTAAAATAACGGATTTTTTTTGAGTAAAAGCATATGCATCTTCACTAATCGTCATTATTTCTTCTATTTCTTCTTTTAATAAACCTCGAACTTCTGAAGGATCTTTGATTTTTTGTTCTTTCACTTTCACTTTTAAGTCTTCTATAATTTTAACTGAAGTACTGACACCTAAATCTGCAATGATTAGCGCTTCTTCAAGTTCTTCATAGAATTCATCATCAATTTTAGTAAACCCACTAAATACTTGTTCAACAGAATTTATCATATTGGCTTTTGTTTTTGATAGGCCACTTACTAGCTTGCTAAAAAACCCTGATTTTTTCTCTTCTGACATAATATTTCCTTTCTTAATCTTCTATAGAATCTTCCAATAGTTTAACCGATACTTGGGTAGAAATACCCTTCTCTTGCATTGTAATACCATATAGGGAATCAGCTGCTTCCATAGTTCCTCTACGATGTGTAATAATAATAAATTGTGTGTTTTTAGCTAGCTTTTTAAGATAATTAGCAAATCTAGTTACATTTGAATCATCTAAGGCAGCTTCAATTTCATCTAATACGCAAAATGGCGATGGTTTCAAGCTTTGAATAGCAAATAGCAATGCAATTGCTGTAAAAGCCTTTTCTCCACCTGAAAGCAAGTTCATGCTTTGCAATTTCTTTCCTGGTGGTTGAGCAATAAGTTCGATACCTGATTCTAAAATATCTTCACCTACAGCTATTTCAAGCATTGCCTTTCCGCCACCAAATAATTCACGAAATACTTCATTAAATTTAATAGAAATCTCTTTAAATTTCAGTTTAAATTGTTCAATCATTTGTTGATGTAGCTCTTCAATAACCTTTTTAAGCATCTCTTCTGCTCTAAGTAGGTCTTCCTTTTGATCCATAAGGAAGCTGTATCTTTCTGATACTGACTTAAATTCTTCTATTGCATTGACATTAACATCTCCAAGTTCTTTAATGTTTCCTTTGATTTCCATTATCATTTTCTTTAAGTTAGCTACTGAACCTAATTCTTCATCCTTTAAGTACAATGCATTGTTATAGGTTAGCTCATATTCATTCCACATATAATCGATTTGATTTTCTCGTTGGAGTTCATATTTTTCTTTCGTGTTTTGTAGTCTAAGAATATCTTTTTCTAGGAGATTCACTTTTTCATTTTGTTCTTCACGAAGTTTATATAAGTTTTGTTGCTCTTCTAATACTTTTTGCTTGTTTGCTTGACGCACTTCTATTTCTTTTTGTGCCTCTGTGAGCTTGATTTCCAATTCCTTCATTTCCAGCTCAAAGCTAAGGATTGCTTTTTCCTTTTCACTGATATCTTGATTACTTTTTTGAATTTCTTCTTTATTTCGAGAAATTTGATTGTTTATTTCAGACAAATCTCTGCTCATTCTAGTCGTATTTTCTACCGTATTTTCAAGCTGTTGCTTTAGTGCTGAAACTTCAACTCTCATGACTGTAAGCTCTTCAGCAAGTTGATCCTTAAGGTTCTTCTTGTCTTGGATTTCATCAGTTAATTGCTTTACCGAACTTTCATCAGTCGTATTTTCGGCCTGAGTACCATCCAATAAGAGGTCTAATTCTGAAGTGGCTTTTACAATTTGTGCTTCTTGACCATATAATTGATCTAGTTCCATTTTAATTTCTTTTTTCTCTTCATTAAATTGCTCTTGTTCTTTTTCTAACTGTTTAAGTTTTAAAGAAATTTCATTTATTTTCAAATTCACTTCATATTCTTGTTTCGTAATCGCTTCAATATCGTTTTTATCACTTGTATAATCGTCACTTAATAAGATGTATTGCTTTTTTAAATCTTCAAGTTCTTTGCTAAAAATATTGATTTGTTTTTCATAGTTCTCAATATCATTCTTTCTTGATAGAAATTGATTGCTTCCATTTTTATGCGCTCCCCCAGTTAAAGAACCTCCTGGATGAATTAAGTCTCCTGAAAGCGTAACTATTTTCAATGAATAATTATACTTTTTAGCGATTCCAATAGCATGATCAATGTTATCAACTACTAGAACTCGTCCTAATAAATATTCAATAACATTAGAAAAACGTTTTTCACAGTTTACCAATTCTGAAGCATAACCAATAAAGCCAACCTCTTTTTTTGAGAAGGGCCTGTGAAAGACTTCCTTGCTTTTAACACTTACAATCGGTAAGAAAGTTGCTCTACCAAACTTGTTGTTTTTTAAATATTGAATTAAATTTTTTGCTGTTGTTTCATCATCAGTTACTATGTTTTGAACACTGCCGCCTAGTGCAATCTCAATTGCAGTTTCATAAGTTTTATTCACTTCAATTAGATCTGCAACAACCCCCATAACCCCTTTGGCTTCTACAGCACCACTCTTTTTAATCTCCATTATCTTTTTAATACTGTAGCTATAGCCTTCATAGTGATCTGACATCTCACTTAATGCTTTGAATTTTGACTGTGTTGTATGTAATTGTTCGCTTTTCCCTCTAACTAGCTGTTCATATTTTGAGATTTCAATTTCTTTTTTAGCTAAAGTACCTTTTAAATCGTCTTTTTTTAGTGCTAATTTCTGTTGATTAATGAGTGTTATATCTAGTTCATTCTGATAATCATTTACGCCAATTAGCCTTGAATTATGTGTTTCAACAAGATTTTTATCACGTAAATCTAAGGTTGCTTTTCTAGCTTCAACGTTTTCAAGCATCGTATGATATCTTTGAATTTTTGTTTTAACATTGGAAATTTCGTTTAAGCGTTCTATTCTATTCGTACGAATTTGTTCAATCTTAAACTCATCCTCTAATATAATTGCTCCAAACTTTTCAAATTCACCTTGCTTTTCAACTAAGACTGATTCTTTTTCTTTACAACTTGTTTTTATATCATCTAAGCTTTCTAAGTAAGTTGTTTTTTCAACCTGACCACGTTCTTTTTTTGATTCCAGTTCTTCGTTAAGGTTTTGAATACGTTCACAGTTCTTACTTAAGTTAGAAATTTGTTCTTTGACCAGTTCAATGCTACTTTCTTTTTTCTCTTTATCTATTGCAAAATGAGTAGCAATTTCTTTCTTTGCATCTATTTCATTTTCAAGCTTTTCTATGTGATTGGCTAACTTAGAATATTGTTCCTTAATCTTTTCATTACCAGCTCTAAGGTCCTCTATTTGTCCGTTAGAAATATTTTCTTTTTCAGTTATTTCATCAATGCTTTGATTTAGTTTTTCCGATTCATTAATAAAAATATTAACTTCATATTTCTTCAAATGTTCTTTATGCTCTAAATATTGTTTAGCTACAAGTGCTTGATCCTTAAGTGCATCTTGTTGACCATGTAACTCTCTCACAATATCATTTATTCTAACAAGATTTTGTTTTTCTTCTTCAAGGTTTTTTTCAGCAACCATCTTTCTTTTTTTGAACTTAACAATACCAGTTGCTTCATCAAAAAGCTCTCTTCTATCATCCGGTTTTGAAGACAATATTTTGTCTATTTGTCCTTGTCCAATAATTGAATAACCTTCTTTTCCAACTCCTGTATCCATAAATAGCTCATGAACATCCTTCAAACGACATTCTACACCATTAATAGAATATTCACTTTCACCTGAACGATAGACACGTCTAGAAATCGTTACCTCCGAATAATCAATTAACATTTTCATATCATGATTATCAATCGTAAGATCAACTTGACAATAACCTAGTGGTTTTCTTGTTTCCGTTCCGGCAAAAATAACATCTTGCATTTTAGCACCACGAAGAAGCTTAGCGCTCTGTTCACCTAAAACCCATCTAACAGCA from Firmicutes bacterium HGW-Firmicutes-1 encodes the following:
- the smc gene encoding chromosome segregation protein SMC, producing the protein MYLKSIDMYGFKSFAQKMVFKFDEGITAIVGPNGSGKSNIADAVRWVLGEQSAKLLRGAKMQDVIFAGTETRKPLGYCQVDLTIDNHDMKMLIDYSEVTISRRVYRSGESEYSINGVECRLKDVHELFMDTGVGKEGYSIIGQGQIDKILSSKPDDRRELFDEATGIVKFKKRKMVAEKNLEEEKQNLVRINDIVRELHGQQDALKDQALVAKQYLEHKEHLKKYEVNIFINESEKLNQSIDEITEKENISNGQIEDLRAGNEKIKEQYSKLANHIEKLENEIDAKKEIATHFAIDKEKKESSIELVKEQISNLSKNCERIQNLNEELESKKERGQVEKTTYLESLDDIKTSCKEKESVLVEKQGEFEKFGAIILEDEFKIEQIRTNRIERLNEISNVKTKIQRYHTMLENVEARKATLDLRDKNLVETHNSRLIGVNDYQNELDITLINQQKLALKKDDLKGTLAKKEIEISKYEQLVRGKSEQLHTTQSKFKALSEMSDHYEGYSYSIKKIMEIKKSGAVEAKGVMGVVADLIEVNKTYETAIEIALGGSVQNIVTDDETTAKNLIQYLKNNKFGRATFLPIVSVKSKEVFHRPFSKKEVGFIGYASELVNCEKRFSNVIEYLLGRVLVVDNIDHAIGIAKKYNYSLKIVTLSGDLIHPGGSLTGGAHKNGSNQFLSRKNDIENYEKQINIFSKELEDLKKQYILLSDDYTSDKNDIEAITKQEYEVNLKINEISLKLKQLEKEQEQFNEEKKEIKMELDQLYGQEAQIVKATSELDLLLDGTQAENTTDESSVKQLTDEIQDKKNLKDQLAEELTVMRVEVSALKQQLENTVENTTRMSRDLSEINNQISRNKEEIQKSNQDISEKEKAILSFELEMKELEIKLTEAQKEIEVRQANKQKVLEEQQNLYKLREEQNEKVNLLEKDILRLQNTKEKYELQRENQIDYMWNEYELTYNNALYLKDEELGSVANLKKMIMEIKGNIKELGDVNVNAIEEFKSVSERYSFLMDQKEDLLRAEEMLKKVIEELHQQMIEQFKLKFKEISIKFNEVFRELFGGGKAMLEIAVGEDILESGIELIAQPPGKKLQSMNLLSGGEKAFTAIALLFAIQSLKPSPFCVLDEIEAALDDSNVTRFANYLKKLAKNTQFIIITHRRGTMEAADSLYGITMQEKGISTQVSVKLLEDSIED
- a CDS encoding signal recognition particle-docking protein FtsY; its protein translation is MSEEKKSGFFSKLVSGLSKTKANMINSVEQVFSGFTKIDDEFYEELEEALIIADLGVSTSVKIIEDLKVKVKEQKIKDPSEVRGLLKEEIEEIMTISEDAYAFTQKKSVILVIGVNGVGKTTTIGKLAHQYKQDKKKVIVAAADTFRAAAIDQLAEWANRANVEIISQQENSDPGAVVYDAVQAAKARNVDLLICDTAGRLHNKKNLMDELKKIFKIINRDYAEAHKEVLLVLDSTTGQNALQQAKLFKEVTEITGIVLTKLDGTAKGGITIAIQSELGIPVKYIGVGEGIDDLQKFNAKDFANALFSDPESMETEEV